The genomic region CTATACTTCATCCATGGCCCCAAAACCAACCTGAAAAATTCAGCCGGCACTTCGTAATGCTGCTCGTTGGCTTCCTGCGTCCCAATGGCAATGGGGCTTTGTTTTAACTCTTCAATCAGCAGGTTCATTTTCTCCTGTTGAGATTCCCCTGATTCACACTTTTCTATGTGAAGCCTGTTTCTTAGCATTTTTCGGATCGCCAGCCTTATAAAAACATCAGGTATTAGTTCATTTTTCAAAAGGTATTCAATCATTTTTGCGGGTATTTAGCGGTGCTAAGGTAAATAATGTTGTGAAATAGTCGCCGGGCTGCTTCCAACCTTAAAGCTTATATTTTGAACCAAAGCAACAACCATTTTGTTGTTTCATAAAATCCATGATTATGATTTTAAGATTCAGAAAGTTACTATTCAGCCTCCTATTCATTCTACTCATAAGTCCGTCATTCTCACAAATCCCCGTAATGAATTTCAGCCAGTTGGAACCACTGCTGCACAAGTCAAACGACACCACGTATGTGATCAATTTCTGGGCTACCTGGTGTAAGCCATGTGTTGACGAATTGCCGGCATTTGAGGAGTTGAACCGGAAATACAGCAACAAACCGGTGAAGGTGTTGCTTGTCAGTATGGATTTTGTCCGAAACCTCGAAAGCCGGGTGATCCCCTTTATTGCGGACAACAACCTGAAATCGGATATTATCCTGCTGAACGACCCCAAGAGCCACCAATGGATCGATAAAGTGAGCCCGGAGTGGTCGGGATCAATTCCTGCAACATTGATCTACAACAGGAGCAAACGCAGTTTTTATGAGCGGACTTTTCATTTCGACAAGCTTGAATCTGAGTTAAAACTGCATCTCTGATTTGAACCAAAGCATCGCTTCTGCGTTTTTAAGTCGTTGCTTTTTTATTGAATGAACGTTCTTTTCTTTACATAAAACTACAAATCAATTATTTAACTTAAATTTTATCAACATGAAAAATGTGTTTTTAACTTTATTGGTCGCTTTTCTATTTTCAACCTCAACCATGGCCGATGGATTGAAATCCGGTGATGCCGCTCCCGGATTTAAACTGCAAAATGTAGATGGCACTTACGTTTCACTTGATGATTATAAAGATCAGAAGGGCGTTGTCGTCATTTTTACCTGTAATCATTGCCCCTATGCTATTGCATACGAAGACCGCATCATTGGAATTCACAACAAGTTTGCTGAAAGAGGCTACCCGGTTGTTGCCATCAATCCCAATGACCCAGAGGTTCAACCGCAGGATTCTTTTGACCTGATGCAGCTGAGGGCTGAAGAGAAACAATTTCCGTTTCCCTATCTTTTTGACGAGGGACAAAAGGTTTATCCAACCTACGGTGCAACACGCACTCCCCATGTCTACCTGCTGAGCAATACTGATGAAGGGTTCAAAGTGGCTTACATTGGCGCTATTGACGATAATTACCAGGAAGCGGATAAAGTAGAAGAAAAATTTCTGGAAAACGCCATCATTGCACTGATGGAAGGCAGAACCCCGGAAACTTCTGAAACCAAAGCCATTGGTTGCACCATCAAAGCGAAGAAGAACTAAATTTGGAACAGTGATTCGTTTGAAACAGAGCCGGAGCGATACCTGAAATGTAGTTCCGGCTTTTTAATACCGTTTTTTTTTAACAGAGGATAAGCAACCCACACAGTCGTTTAGCCGTCTGTTTAAGCAAAACAAAAGCAATTAAATTCATCAATAATCGTTTTGCAACTTAATATTCATTTACTTCATACAGCTGTGAACCGTAATACCCTACTTCATCTTACAACAATCTTAATCCTGATCCTATCAGCGCTACCCTCGTTTGGGCAGAATGGCGGTAATGCTGTTTACAAATTCCTGAATCTTACGAGCTCGGCCAGGTCAGCAGCTTTGGGTGGTAACTTCATGGCGGTGAAAGACGGGGATTTGTCACAGGCACTTTTCAACCCTTCAGTGATTTCACCGGAAATGGATAATCAACTGTCGATGAGCTTTGTGGATTATTTTGCCGGGGTGAATTACGGTTTTGCCAGCTATGCCAACTCTTTCGAAAAAATTGGCTCCTATGCAGCCACCATCCAGTATCTCAGCTATGGTGATTTTACCTATGCCGACCAAACCGGGCAAACAGCCGGTACTTTTAAAGCCAGCGAATTGGCCCTCAACTTTGGATGGGGTCGTCAGTTAGATTCTCTTTTTACGATTGGTGCAAATATGAAATTCATTTACTCCGGTTTTGAAGATTACCAAAGCTACGGGCTTGCGGTGGATGTGGCCGGTAGTTATGTAAACCCTGAGCACCGGCTGATTGTGTCCCTGATTGCGCGAAACATTGGTACACAACTGAAACCCTATGTTTCAGGAAACACCGAAACCCTCCCGCTCGAGATCAATTTAGGAATGTCGCAACGATTAAAACATTTGCCGTTCCGTTATTCTATCCTGCTCACCAATCTTCAAAAATGGGATTTATCCTACGACGATCCAAATGATCCCGACAACAAAGTTGACCCGATCACCGGAGAAGTTATTGAAGCCGATGGCGTTAGTGAGTTTCTGGACAATGCTATGCGCCATGTAGTGATCGGCGGTGAATTTCTGCCCACAAAAAATTTCACGATAAGATTTGGGTACAACTACCAGCGCCGCCAGGAACTTGGCGTTACCAACAAAATGGGCACAGTTGGCTTTTCCTGGGGTATCGGGCTTCGTATCTCTAAATTTAAACTCGACTACTCAAGAGCTACCTACCACCTGAACGGATCGCCCAACTATTTCACCATCAGCACCAACCTGTCGGAATTATTTTGATTCCTGCATTGTTCTTCATTATTGAGGTAATAGTACATATCAAGCAAAACATTTTTTTTGATCTCATCAACAACAATACGTAAACCTCATTGGCCTGATTCTTAGTGATAAAATTTCACCTCCTGGTAAACATAATACTTTAAATACCTGTTAATTAACAAATATTAATAAGGTTAGAACCCAACAGGCTGACTCTATTTCGTAGTTTTGCAGTCCTAATCATTCACTTTAATGTTATGCCTCACTACCACAAACTGGGAAAAATACCCCATAAACGTCATACTCAATTTCGTAAACCGGACGGCGCCCTGTATGCCGAGCAACTGGTTTCAACTGAAGGATTTTCTGACACTTACTCCCTTGTTTATCATCACCATCCGCCTACGAAAGTTTTCAAAATTGACGAGCCTTATTCAGTAGCGCCAAAAGTGGCCATCGGCAAAAATCTTCAGCACCGAAGTTTCCTTGGCTTCAGTATTAAACCAGAAAAGGATTACCTCGAAAGCAGGAAATACGTGTTGGTCAATGACGATGTTTATATCAGTCTCGCTGCACCGCAGGATTCGATGAAAAGTTACTATTTCAGGAACTCAGGTTTGCATGAGATGATTTTTGTGCATCAGGGCGAAGGTACCTTGAAAACCATGTACGGCAACATTCCTTTCGGTTATGGCGATCACCTGGTTATTCCGCGCGGGATTACTTACCAGATGGATTTCAGGACTACTGAAAACAGGCTTTTCATCGTCGAATCGGTTCATCCTTTCAGATTTCCTAAGCGTTACATGAACAAAGCCGGCCAGCTGCTCGAGCATTCCCCATTTTGTGAACGCGACATCCGCAAGCCGGGAACGCTTGAAACACATGATGAACATGGCGATTTCCTGGTAAAAATCAAGCGTGATGATATGATTTTCCCCTATCATTACGCTACGCACCCATTTGATGCCGTGGGATGGGATGGCTATCACTTTCCTTACGCATTGTCCATCCACGACTTCGAGCCGATTACCGGCAGGGTGCATCAGCCTCCACCTGTTCATCAAACTTTTGAAACGCCGGCGTTTGTCACTTGTGCATTCGTTCCACGGCTGTATGATTACCATCCTGAAGCTATTCCGGCGCCTTACAATCACAGCAATGTAGATTCCGATGAAGTGCTTTATTATGTTGACGGTGATTTTATGAGCCGCAAGCACGTGGAAAAAGGAATGATCTCATTACACCCGACAGGGATCCCTCACGGACCGCACCCCGGAGCCGTAGAGAAAAGTATCGGAAAAAAAGAAACCGGCGAACTGGCTGTTATGGTTGACACCTTTAAGCCATTAAAAATCACTGAGGAAGCGCTAAATATCGAAGACCCTGATTATTACAAAAGCTGGATGGAAGGAGACACCGGCTACCCATTAATCTATTGATATCAAATTAATTACCAAAACCATTTAAACCAGAAATTACTCCAAAGGAGTCCTGCGGACAAAATACAATTAACAAACTTCGAATAAAGCTCTCCATAGGAGTCCTTTGGACAATGTACAAAGAATCAAAAATTCAAACAGGGAATGCGGCTATTGATTTAGAGTGGTTTCGTTTTTGAATTTTATAATTTTGTATTTATTTGTCATTTGCCATTTGTCATTTGATAATTCTACAAAAAAAACAAGAAATTATTAATTAAGTTACTAATAATCATGAGTAAAGACAATCTTACCGACTTTCTTCCCATCAATGGGACGGATTACGTGGAGTTTTATGTTGGAAATGCCAAGCAGGCTGCACATTATTACCAGGCTGCGTTTGGCTTTCAGCCACTGGCCTACGCCGGATTGGAAACAGGATTGAAGGATCGCGCGTCGTATGTGCTGAAGCAGGATAAGATCAGGTTTGTGTTTACCACTGCCTTGTATCCCCACAGCGACATCGCAGATCATGTGAAAAAGCATGGCGACGGGGTCAAGGTGGTTGCCCTTTGGGTGGATGATGCCCGTAAATCGTTTGAAGAAACGGTTAAACGCGGAGCCAAACCTTACTTTGAACCGAGGGTTGAAAGTGATAATCATGGCGAGGTGGTCAGGTCAGGCATTTACACCTACGGCGATACCGTTCACATTTTCGTTGAACGGAAAAATTATAAAGGACCGTTTCTTCCCGGGTATGAAAAATGGGAACCGCTGTATCGCCCCGATTCAGTCGGATTGAAATATGTTGACCACATGGTGGGTAATGTGGGCTGGGGTGAAATGAACACCTGGGTTGATTTTTATGCAAATGTGATGGGATTCAAACAGATCATATCGTTTGACGACAAAGATATTTCGACCGAATACACCGCGTTGATGAGCAAGGTGATGTCCAACGGAAACGAGCGGATCAAGTTTCCGATCAACGAACCGGCTGAAGGTAAGAAAAAGTCTCAGATTGAAGAATATATTGACTTTTACCAGGGACCAGGGGTTCAACATGTAGCAATGGCCACTGACAATATTATCGAAACCGTTACCAATTTGCGCAACCGCGGCGTTGAGTTCCTTACAATTCCCACTACTTATTATGATACACTGCTTGGAAGGGTAGGTCATATTGACGAAGAACTCAAACAGTTAAAAGAACTGGGTATCCTGGTTGATCGCGACGATGAAGGCTATCTGCTGCAAATTTTCACCAAACCGGTCGAAGATCGTCCAACGGTTTTTTATGAAATCATCCAGCGTAAAGGCGCCCGTTCATTCGGAAAAGGAAATTTCAAAGCGCTTTTTGAATCGATCGAGTTGGAGCAGGCTCGTCGTGGAACCTTGTAATAAGTAATCTTCATGCGGTATTGATGAATTTGTTTTTAAAATATCAACCAAAATTATAAATGATTAATCCTAACGACCCATCGCTTAAGTCCTGGCTTTTTTATGACCGGAAAAGTGATTTCCCGATTCAAAATCTGCCATTCGGGATCTTTAAACCAAAGAACAGAACCAACCCCAGGGCTGGCACACGTATTGGCAGCACAGTGATTGATCTGGCGTTACTTGCCGAAAGAGGATATCTTGCCGACTCTGGAATTAAAAACAGGGAGGTGTTTGACAAACCCTTTCTGAACGATTTCATTGCTTTGGGTCCGCCGGTATGGACTGCTGTTCGGAATAAGTTATCAGAGATTTTCAATGCCGAAAATGAAGAGTTTTGGAATACCGAAGATTTCCGCGAAAATCTCCTTTACAAGGCGCATGAGGTCGAAATGTTGATGCCCGTCCAGGTGGGCGATTACACCGACTTCTACTCCAGCATCGAACATGCCACCAATGTAGGGAAAATGTTTCGCGACCCGGACAATGCACTGCTGCCCAACTGGAAGCACATTCCTGTAGGATATCACGGCAGGGCGTCATCCATAGTGGTTTCCGGTACAAACATCCACCGGCCGGTCGGGCAGACAAAAGCTGACGACAGCGAATTTCCGGATTTCGGGCCATCACGTTTGGTCGATTTTGAACTGGAGCTGGCTTTCATCACAGGGAAGTCAACACAGCTTGGCGAGCGGATACCCATCGAACAGGCGGAGGATTACATCTTTGGGCTGGTATTGTTTAATGACCTCTCAGCGCGCGACATCCAAAAATGGGAGTACGTGCCGCTGGGTCCTTTCTTATCCAAAAATTTCGGTTCGGTGATTTCACCGTGGATTGTCACACTGGATGCCTTAAAACCATTCAGGGTGGAAGGCCCGGCGCAGGATCCTCCTCCCCTGCCCTACCTGAAATACATCGGCGAAGGAAACTTTGACATCAGCCTTGAAGTTTTTATTCAACCGGAAGAGAGCGATCCTTTTAAAATATGCCACTCCAATTTTAAACACATGTACTGGAACATGTTTCAGCAATTGGCCCACCAAACGGTTTCCGGTTGTAACATCAACGTGGGTGATATCTATGCTTCCGGCACGATCAGCGGGCCAACACCAGATTCTTTCGGCTCGATGCTCGAACTCACCTGGCGCGGAACAAAACCAATTGTAATGCCTGATGGTACTGTGCGAAAGTTTATCAACGACAACGACACCATCATCATGAGAGGCGCTGCAGAAAAGGACGGCGTCAGGATTGGCTTTGGAGAGTGCAGAGCGAAGATTTTGCCCTCAAAAGAATAAGAAAATAACTAAAAGCAAGACTAATTGCTTATTTTTGTAAAAACATTTTGCAATGGAAAGTCTGATTATCAATAGCCATAAGATCCAGGATATTTCACAAAAGATTGTTGATCATATCAAACCAGAAAAGATCATTCTTTTTGGATCATATGCTAAAGGTAATCCTGATGATAATAGCGATTTGGATTTGATCATCGTTAACAATACTACATTACCAAAACACCAGAGAGGAATTGAAATCAGGAGATTGTTCTACAGGCAACTGATTCCAATGGATATCAAGGTCTACACGCCAGATGAATTTGATAATGAACGAAAAAGTCCCTTTTCATTTTTGTTTGAGGCATTAAAAAACAGTCAGGTTTTGTATGAACGACAATCTTAAAATCATCAAACTTTGGATCGAAAAGGCAGATCATGACTTGGGTACAGCCGAATTAACTCAAAAACACATTCCCGTTTTCAGGGATACTATTGCATTCCACTGTCAACAGGCTGTGGAAAAATATTGCAAAGCATACCTTATTTTTAACAATATTCAACCCAAAAGAACACATGACCTTGTGCTGCTTCTTGGAATGATTTCAACCTTCGAATCCGTATCAGATGATCTTTTTGATCTAATAGCGGAGTTACAGGACTATGCAGTTGAAGTTCGATACCCTGACACTATTATTGAGCTCACTGATGATGATATTAGTAAAGCTATTGAAATTACCAGAGTATTTCGAAACCTTTTTTTATCGAAAATATCTGGTTATATTAGTCCTGAAGAGCATAAATAAATCTTTAAATCACCAATTATTATGATTTCAAAAACCCTGGATCCATTTCAAATTCCAATTTCTCAACTTCACAAGTTGTTGCTCGCATCCATCGCACCGCGCCCCATCGCATTTGTGAGCACCGTTGACAGCCAGGGGAATCCCAACCTTTCCCCGTTTAGTTTTTTCAACGCATTCGGAGTTAATCCCTCAACGCTGATCTTTTCACCCTCACGCCGTGGAAGGGACAATACCACCAAACACACTTACCAAAACATCAAAGAAGTTCCCGAAGCCGTGATCAACGTTGTGAACTATGACATGGTACACCAGGCAAGTTTAGCCAGCACCGAGTACCCCAGGGGGGTCAACGAATTTGTCAAGGCGGGATTCACAGCAGTGCCATCGGAAAAAATAAAACCTCCCAGGGTAAAGGAATCACCGGTACAATTTGAGTGCAAAGTGCGTCAGGTCATCGAAACCGGAGACGGAGGAGGTGCTGCCAACCTGGTGATTTGCGAGATTTTGATGATCCACGTAAATGAAGAAATTCTGGATGAAAACGGGCTGCCTGATCCCAATAAAATTCAGCTCGTTGGCCGTCATGCCGGCGATTATTATGTGAAAGCCTTTGGTAAAAGTTTGTTTAATGTCGAAAAACCACTAACAAGAATAGGAATCGGAGTTGACCGGTTACCTGAAAATGTGCGGCTTAGCAGCATACTCACCGGAAATCATCTCGGGCAACTGGGTAACCTGGAGAAGTTGCCTGATGAAGCCGATTTGCAACGCATTAAGACTGATCCACTTGTTACCATTCTTTTTGATGAACTGGCCGATGATCCGGAAACCCTCGGTGAAGAAATTCATTTGCTTGCCAAAGACTGGATTGACCAGGGCAGGGTGTTGGATGCCCTCTGCGCTCTAATGCTGACCAAATGACAATGAAAACCTACGATTTTATCATCGCAGGAGGAGGCGCCTCCGGGCTGAGCCTTGCCTACTACCTGAGCCTCTCGTCACTCAGTAATAGTAATGTACTGATCATTGATAAAGACAGGAAAAATAAAAATGACCGTACATGGGGTTTTTGGACCAATCAAAAAACAGCCTTCGATCCCATTGTTCACCTGAAGTTCGATAAATTGGAATTCCACAGCAGCACTTTCAGCAAATCATTTGACCTGGCTGATTACCGTTACAATGTTATTCGTGGTATCGATTTTTACCAAATGATCAAAAACCACCTTGTCGATTTTCCGAACGTTGAATTTCTGAATGCCTCCATCACCGGTTTCCAGGAAGAAACCGAAGGGGCAATTGTACATACAGATTTGGGAAATTTCAAAGCTAAATGGGTGTTCAGCAGCATTTTCGATGAAAAGGAAATTGTTGAAGCAGCAAAATCCAAACTTTATCTGCGTCAACATTTCAAAGGGTGGTTTGTCCGGTCGGATAAACCGGTTTTCGATACAAATACTTTCCGGATGTTCGATTTCAGAACTCCCCAGCACGGATTGATGCGCTTTTTCTATGTCATTCCCTCCTCTCCCACTGAGGCGCTGGTTGAATATACGCTCTTTTCGGAGCACCTGCTCGAGAAACCTCTCTATGATGAAGCCATCAGGCATTATCTTGCTGATGTGCTGAACATCACCAATTACACCATCCAGGAGGAAGAATTTGGTGTGATTCCCATGACCAACTATGTTTTTCCGGTGACCAGGGGGAAACATATTGTGCAGATCGGCTCAGCTGGTGGCAGCTCAAAGCCCTCTTCAGGTTATACTTTTTTGCGGATCCTTAAACACACCCAAAAGATCGCACAGGCATTGGAAGAAGGCAGGTCGCCGGTTATCAGCGCCAACTCAAGCTCAAGGTACCGCTTCTTCGATTCGGTGCTGCTCAACATTCTGAAAAACGAGGGTTACCGCAGCGAACGGATTTTCACCATCCTCTTCAAAAACAACACGATCCGGCACATTTTTAACTTCCTTGATGAGGAAGGAGGCCTGGCTAATGATCTGAAAATTATCACTTCTCTCCCACCCTGGCCTTTTTTAAAATCAACGGTTGATATCATCAGGTGCCAAAAGATTTAAAAATGTTATGATCTTTAACATGTTATGTAAGTAACCATATTTACATACCGGACAAATTGCGATGAACTTTGCCTGGAGAGGCGAAGAAAAATGAGTTTGAGCAAAACCGATTCTTAGTTGTTTATCTGGTAAATCCTGAACATCGCTTTCATGGTTTTTAGATTTCAGGGCAACCAATACTTTTAACAATCATAAATACCATCTTTCAGCAGTTAAAAAAACTACAATGATTGCCGGTTTTAGCAGAAAAATTAATCTATTTTTGTACTTCAAATAATCATTAAAACAATTTAAACATGGAAAAAGGTAAAGATCATAACAAAGAAACTGGTTACCAGGTGAATAGTGAAAGTAAATGTCCGGTTACCGGGGCAAGTTTAAAGCACACTGCAGGCGGAGGCACACGTAACCGCGACTGGTGGCCGAATCAATTAAACCTGAATATTCTTCGTCAGCATTCGTCCTTATCCAACCCTATGGGTGAGGAATTTAACTATGCTGAAGAGTTTAAGCGCCTTGACCTGGCAGCTGTTAAGAAAGACATCTACGATCTGATGACCCATTCCCAGGACTGGTGGCCGGCTGATTACGGACATTATGGACCGTTCTTCATCCGAATGGCATGGCACAGTGCGGGCACTTACCGCATTCACGACGGCCGGGGTGGCGGAGGTTCAGGAAGCCAGCGTTTTGCACCACTCAACAGCTGGCCCGACAATGCGAACCTCGACAAAGCGCGCCTGCTGTTATGGCCAATCAAAAAGAAATACGGCAGGAAACTCTCATGGGCCGACCTGATGATTCTTGCAGGAAACTGCGCCCTCGAGTCAATGGGATTCAAGACTTTCGGTTTTGGTGGAGGACGTGAGGATATTTGGGAACCTGAGGAAGATGTTTATTGGGGTTCGGAAAGCGAATGGCTGGGCGACAAACGGTACGAAGGCGACCGCGAGCTTGAAAATCCTCTTGCTGCCGTGCAGATGGGATTAATCTATGTGAACCCGGAAGGACCCAACGGAAATCCTGATCCGCTGCTCGCTGCCAAAGACATCCGTGAAACCTTCGCCCGGATGGCTATGAACGACGAAGAAACCGTAGCATTAATCGCCGGTGGACATACTTTTGGAAAAACACACGGCGCCGCCGACCCGGGCAAGTATGTTGGACGTGAGCCTGCGGCTGCTTCCATCGAAGAGCAAAACCTGGGATGGAAAAACACCTTCGGAAAAGGCAATGCCGAGCACACCATCACCAGTGGCCTCGAAGGCGCCTGGACAAAAACCCCGATTAAATGGAGCAACAACTTTTTTGAAAATCTCTTCGATTACGAGTGGGAATTGACAAAAAGCCCTGCCGGCGCCAATCAGTGGAAACCCAAAGGACAGGCCGGCGCAAACAGCGTCCCCGATGCACACTTGCCGGAAAAGCGTCACCAGCCTATGATGTTGACCACCGACCTGGCTCTGCGGTTTGACCCGGCCTACGAAAAAATATCAAGACGTTTTTATGAGCATCCGGACGAATTTGCCGATGCTTTTGCCCGTGCATGGTTTAAGCTGACTCACCGCGACATGGGACCGCGCGCCCGCTATCTTGGACCGGAAGTGCCTGCTGAAGAACTGATCTGGCAAGACCCTGTTCCAGCCGTCACAAACAAGTTAGTTGATGAAAATGATATCGCTGCGTTGAAAAGCAAAGTCCTTGATTCCGGACTAACCATCTCACAACTGGTTTCAACAGCATGGGCTTCGGCTTCAACCTTCCGCGGTTCCGATAAACGCGGTGGAGCGAATGGCGCCCGAATACGACTTGAACCGCAGAAAAACTGGGAAGTCAACAACCCGTCTCAATTAGCAAAAGTGTTGAAAGTACTCGAAGACATCCAAAAAGCCTTCAACGATGCTCAGGCTGGTGGAAAAATGGTGTCACTCGCCGACCTGATTGTGCTGGCAGGTTGTGCCGGAGTAGAAAAAGCTGCAAAAAATGCTGGTTTTGACATTAAAGTGCCATTTACTCCAGGTCGCACCGATACTACACAGGAACTGACAGATGTGGAATCATTTGCCGTTCTCGAGCCCGTTGCTGATGGCTTCCGTAATTACAAAAAAAACCAGTCCTGGTTTAAAGCCTCAACCGAAGAAATGCTTGTTGACAAGTCGCAACTGTTGACGTTGACCGCCCCTGAAATGACCGCGCTCATCGGTGGAATGCGTGTGCTGAATACCAACTTCGATCATTCAGAACACGGGGTCTTCACTACGAATCCTGAATCGCTCACCAATGACTTCTTTGCCAACCTGCTCGATAGTCATACTACATGGAAACCGACGTCGGAGACCGGCGAACTATTCGAAGGTCGTGACCGCAATACCGGCGTCTTAAAATGGACTGCCACCCGCGTTGATCTGCTTTTTGGTTCTAACTCCGAGTTACGCGCCCTGGCTGAAGTGTATGCATGTGAGGACGGTAAAAAGAAGTTCGTGGACGACTTTGCAGCCGCATGGAACAAGGTGATGAATCTCGATCGTTTCGATCTGAAATAGCATCATTAGCTGAATATTTTGATTTTGAAAAGGTGGCCTTGAAATGGGCCACTTTTTTTTATAGCAATCTAATTAGTCTCTGCCAGAAAACTATTAAAGTTGAAAATCATTGTTTACCCCAACCCTCCCGACTTTGTCGGGATAAATTCCGGGAGCAATGATTTTCAACGATTTACTCCCTTTTCCCGAAGGGATCCCTATGGGAAGGGCGGGGTAAATAAATCGTTGAAAATCAAATTTATGGAGTTTTCTGGCAGAGACTAATTACCTTCTCAGGATATTACATCTTCATCTGTCTGACGATTACTAATTAGTTCCAATAAAAAGCGATTAATGTTGCAAATCTAATTTAATGGGTTTTCTTGACGGCACAATTTACTTCAACCCAAACAGAATTGGGATGCCAAAAACCACAAAGATTGTCCACAAAGCATAAACAGGCAAATAACCGGAAATGGTGAGTTCAACCTTTTTAACCTCTTTACCGCTGAAATTTACCCGGAATAAATCTACCATGATCAATACCAGGTTACCGAAGATCAGCAGGTTTGAGCCAAGTACCGCGGTCCTGTTGGGAGTAAATCCATATTCTCCCAACCTGTAAACAATGGCAGACAGCGCCACCAGGTCAATGATTAATGTTATGGCGGTCAGCGCCAAAAGTGTTATTTCGTTAAAGCGTTGTCTTTTTTGCACCGATAT from Bacteroidales bacterium harbors:
- a CDS encoding SAM-dependent methyltransferase encodes the protein MIEYLLKNELIPDVFIRLAIRKMLRNRLHIEKCESGESQQEKMNLLIEELKQSPIAIGTQEANEQHYEVPAEFFRLVLGPWMKY
- a CDS encoding TlpA family protein disulfide reductase; the protein is MLRFRKLLFSLLFILLISPSFSQIPVMNFSQLEPLLHKSNDTTYVINFWATWCKPCVDELPAFEELNRKYSNKPVKVLLVSMDFVRNLESRVIPFIADNNLKSDIILLNDPKSHQWIDKVSPEWSGSIPATLIYNRSKRSFYERTFHFDKLESELKLHL
- a CDS encoding thioredoxin family protein, coding for MKNVFLTLLVAFLFSTSTMADGLKSGDAAPGFKLQNVDGTYVSLDDYKDQKGVVVIFTCNHCPYAIAYEDRIIGIHNKFAERGYPVVAINPNDPEVQPQDSFDLMQLRAEEKQFPFPYLFDEGQKVYPTYGATRTPHVYLLSNTDEGFKVAYIGAIDDNYQEADKVEEKFLENAIIALMEGRTPETSETKAIGCTIKAKKN
- the porQ gene encoding type IX secretion system protein PorQ; protein product: MNRNTLLHLTTILILILSALPSFGQNGGNAVYKFLNLTSSARSAALGGNFMAVKDGDLSQALFNPSVISPEMDNQLSMSFVDYFAGVNYGFASYANSFEKIGSYAATIQYLSYGDFTYADQTGQTAGTFKASELALNFGWGRQLDSLFTIGANMKFIYSGFEDYQSYGLAVDVAGSYVNPEHRLIVSLIARNIGTQLKPYVSGNTETLPLEINLGMSQRLKHLPFRYSILLTNLQKWDLSYDDPNDPDNKVDPITGEVIEADGVSEFLDNAMRHVVIGGEFLPTKNFTIRFGYNYQRRQELGVTNKMGTVGFSWGIGLRISKFKLDYSRATYHLNGSPNYFTISTNLSELF
- a CDS encoding homogentisate 1,2-dioxygenase, encoding MPHYHKLGKIPHKRHTQFRKPDGALYAEQLVSTEGFSDTYSLVYHHHPPTKVFKIDEPYSVAPKVAIGKNLQHRSFLGFSIKPEKDYLESRKYVLVNDDVYISLAAPQDSMKSYYFRNSGLHEMIFVHQGEGTLKTMYGNIPFGYGDHLVIPRGITYQMDFRTTENRLFIVESVHPFRFPKRYMNKAGQLLEHSPFCERDIRKPGTLETHDEHGDFLVKIKRDDMIFPYHYATHPFDAVGWDGYHFPYALSIHDFEPITGRVHQPPPVHQTFETPAFVTCAFVPRLYDYHPEAIPAPYNHSNVDSDEVLYYVDGDFMSRKHVEKGMISLHPTGIPHGPHPGAVEKSIGKKETGELAVMVDTFKPLKITEEALNIEDPDYYKSWMEGDTGYPLIY
- the hppD gene encoding 4-hydroxyphenylpyruvate dioxygenase, which gives rise to MSKDNLTDFLPINGTDYVEFYVGNAKQAAHYYQAAFGFQPLAYAGLETGLKDRASYVLKQDKIRFVFTTALYPHSDIADHVKKHGDGVKVVALWVDDARKSFEETVKRGAKPYFEPRVESDNHGEVVRSGIYTYGDTVHIFVERKNYKGPFLPGYEKWEPLYRPDSVGLKYVDHMVGNVGWGEMNTWVDFYANVMGFKQIISFDDKDISTEYTALMSKVMSNGNERIKFPINEPAEGKKKSQIEEYIDFYQGPGVQHVAMATDNIIETVTNLRNRGVEFLTIPTTYYDTLLGRVGHIDEELKQLKELGILVDRDDEGYLLQIFTKPVEDRPTVFYEIIQRKGARSFGKGNFKALFESIELEQARRGTL
- the fahA gene encoding fumarylacetoacetase; its protein translation is MINPNDPSLKSWLFYDRKSDFPIQNLPFGIFKPKNRTNPRAGTRIGSTVIDLALLAERGYLADSGIKNREVFDKPFLNDFIALGPPVWTAVRNKLSEIFNAENEEFWNTEDFRENLLYKAHEVEMLMPVQVGDYTDFYSSIEHATNVGKMFRDPDNALLPNWKHIPVGYHGRASSIVVSGTNIHRPVGQTKADDSEFPDFGPSRLVDFELELAFITGKSTQLGERIPIEQAEDYIFGLVLFNDLSARDIQKWEYVPLGPFLSKNFGSVISPWIVTLDALKPFRVEGPAQDPPPLPYLKYIGEGNFDISLEVFIQPEESDPFKICHSNFKHMYWNMFQQLAHQTVSGCNINVGDIYASGTISGPTPDSFGSMLELTWRGTKPIVMPDGTVRKFINDNDTIIMRGAAEKDGVRIGFGECRAKILPSKE
- a CDS encoding nucleotidyltransferase domain-containing protein, yielding MESLIINSHKIQDISQKIVDHIKPEKIILFGSYAKGNPDDNSDLDLIIVNNTTLPKHQRGIEIRRLFYRQLIPMDIKVYTPDEFDNERKSPFSFLFEALKNSQVLYERQS
- a CDS encoding HEPN domain-containing protein, translated to MNDNLKIIKLWIEKADHDLGTAELTQKHIPVFRDTIAFHCQQAVEKYCKAYLIFNNIQPKRTHDLVLLLGMISTFESVSDDLFDLIAELQDYAVEVRYPDTIIELTDDDISKAIEITRVFRNLFLSKISGYISPEEHK